ATTTAAGCGTGCAACTGCTCTTGCAGTTACAACATCGAATTGTTCACGAAATTCTGGATTTTGCCCAAAAGTTTCTGCTCGATCGTGGTAGCAACATACTCCATCTAACCCTAGTTCTTGGCATAAATGATTTAAAAATTGAATACGCTTATTTAAAGAATCAACAATCGTGATTTTTAAATGAGGAAAGACAATTTTTAAAGGTAAGCTTGGAAAGCCAGCACCCGCCCCCACATCACAAACCGTAGTTACTTCTTCCCAGTTTGTAGCTGAAATTAAAGAAAGAGAATCTAAAAAATGTTTCAAATAAACTTCATTTTTTTCTGTAATTGCCGTTAAATTCATTTTTTGATTCCATTCCACTAAAATTTCATAGTATTTAGCAAACTGTTCTTTTTGTTTTTCTGTTAACTCTACTTGATAGTGATCCATTAAATATTGAATGAATGCTTCTTCTTGCAACTTTTTTCCTCCTTCATCTTAGATTACTATTCAACTGTAACATAGAATAACTTCTCTTAACACTATAAATTGTTTCACGTGAAACAAAAAAGAGTGGTGACCCACTCTTTTTTTATTTACGTTTCATTTTCCCTTGTTCTAAGTAAACCATTAGGACACTGATATCTGCTGGATTTACTCCACTAATACGACTAGCTTGAGCAATCGTACGTGGATTAATTTTACTCAATTTTTCTCTCGCTTCAATGGCTAATCCTTCAATTGCCATAAAGTCTAAATCTTCTGGAATTTTCTTCGCTTCTAAACGTTTTAGTTTTTCTACTTCAGCTTCTGCTTTACGAATATATCCAGCATATTTGATTTGAATTTCAATTTGTTCAATAATCGTTCCAGGTAACTCTGGTGTATCTTCTCCTAGGAATGGTCTTAATCCTAAATAAGAAATTTCTGGACGTTTTAATAATTCGCTCGCTAAAATTCCATCTTTTAATGGTGCTGAAGAAATAGACGTTAAGTATTCTTGTAACTCTTGTGTTGGTTTTAGACGAATGTGAGAT
The sequence above is a segment of the Catellicoccus marimammalium M35/04/3 genome. Coding sequences within it:
- the rsmG gene encoding 16S rRNA (guanine(527)-N(7))-methyltransferase RsmG; translated protein: MQEEAFIQYLMDHYQVELTEKQKEQFAKYYEILVEWNQKMNLTAITEKNEVYLKHFLDSLSLISATNWEEVTTVCDVGAGAGFPSLPLKIVFPHLKITIVDSLNKRIQFLNHLCQELGLDGVCCYHDRAETFGQNPEFREQFDVVTARAVARLNILAELCVPLVKKDGLFIALKASKGREELAEAKKALEALGITSVEVETFALPICDDPRQLFIMKKGKLTPKKYPRKPGLPNKKPL